A single Gemmatimonadota bacterium DNA region contains:
- a CDS encoding glyoxalase, with protein sequence MQNLKVNALRVFVPSIDHDVSIRFYEDLGFETVWSGHDVTEMRIEGFSFFLQNYYQKEWADNFMMQLKVADLDAWWEHIVGKDLVARYEGVRAAAPKVYPWGLREINLIDPAGVLWHIAQDAD encoded by the coding sequence ATGCAAAACCTGAAAGTGAACGCGCTCCGGGTTTTCGTCCCGTCAATAGATCACGACGTTTCGATCCGGTTCTACGAGGACCTGGGATTTGAAACCGTCTGGTCGGGACACGACGTAACGGAGATGCGCATCGAGGGATTCAGTTTCTTCCTTCAGAACTACTATCAGAAGGAGTGGGCGGACAACTTCATGATGCAGTTGAAAGTGGCGGATCTGGACGCCTGGTGGGAGCACATCGTGGGAAAGGACCTTGTGGCGCGGTACGAAGGCGTCCGCGCCGCGGCGCCCAAGGTCTACCCCTGGGGGCTTCGCGAGATCAATCTGATCGATCCTGCCGGCGTGCTCTGGCACATCGCCCAGGATGCGGACTGA
- a CDS encoding sigma-70 family RNA polymerase sigma factor, giving the protein MPHAERCTAFGEVVANYQDMAFGYALGLLGERHQAEDAAQEGFIAAWQHIESLREPDSFPAWLRRIIKWQCFRFKRRNSHHFVPMDGDIEAADESPLDRAARRDMSEKVRAAVEALPETLREVTVLRYIGDYSAPEIANFMGLKAGTVRKRLFEARSKLKPSLLRTLSSELNGHAPSANDHFGDRVMRWIRPDFTSEQGHFMDGKPNLVWDMLLASVEGDLARIRSLLREDPGLANCNWAYYQPLHFAVREGHTEAVRLLLEHGADPSSASGLDYHVPPLERARDRGFDEIAGLLTDAIASRYSAPPVGERACEVVRQGDVAAARALFEASPEMIDASDERGNRPLHEAVAAHNLEMAALLLDKGAEPDPVRWDGCKPLHVAVFRARKSRGGLDPLLTGYLIARGAHYSMTVACALGDERRVRDLLATNRNLANDQDTCGHSPLFSAAGQGYTDIVQLLLDHGADPNAPEHNAPRGHALYEAVAGNHLETAKLLLDHGADPNAPVESSGVPLSQALGQGKNEEMINLLYRHGATADISMYVLLDNIPVVGELLGADPGLANYGGDYGVLCMAAGFARREIIEMLLRAGAELNRPWYANNYMGYAFRRRKGWHLDGRALTPNDDILDMLNLFFDHGADPNNANWHGVTYLHKLAVIGDVDKSALLLDRGASIEAVDDEWRSTPLGWAARWGHRDLAAFLLERGADPRGGGAEWATPLARAEKGGHQDIVELLK; this is encoded by the coding sequence TTGCCTCATGCGGAACGCTGTACCGCTTTCGGCGAGGTGGTGGCCAACTACCAGGACATGGCCTTCGGCTACGCGCTGGGACTTCTGGGTGAACGGCACCAGGCTGAAGATGCCGCGCAGGAAGGATTCATCGCCGCCTGGCAGCACATCGAATCGCTCCGCGAGCCGGATTCGTTCCCAGCCTGGCTGAGGCGGATCATAAAGTGGCAGTGTTTCCGGTTCAAGAGACGAAACAGTCACCATTTCGTACCCATGGATGGCGACATCGAGGCGGCAGATGAAAGTCCCCTGGACCGGGCGGCGCGCAGGGACATGAGCGAGAAAGTCCGCGCCGCGGTGGAAGCATTGCCGGAAACACTGAGAGAAGTCACGGTACTTCGGTATATTGGAGACTATTCAGCACCCGAAATCGCAAACTTCATGGGATTGAAAGCGGGCACGGTGCGCAAAAGGCTGTTCGAAGCGCGGAGTAAGTTGAAGCCGAGTCTGCTTCGCACTTTGTCAAGCGAACTGAACGGTCACGCGCCGTCTGCAAATGATCACTTTGGAGACCGAGTTATGCGTTGGATACGACCCGATTTCACGAGCGAGCAAGGCCATTTCATGGATGGCAAGCCGAACCTTGTCTGGGACATGCTGCTGGCCTCGGTGGAAGGCGATCTTGCCAGGATCAGGTCGCTGCTGCGGGAGGACCCCGGCCTGGCCAACTGCAACTGGGCGTACTACCAGCCTCTGCACTTCGCAGTCCGGGAAGGGCACACGGAGGCGGTCCGCCTGTTGCTCGAACACGGAGCGGATCCTTCGTCGGCATCGGGACTCGATTATCACGTGCCGCCGCTCGAACGGGCCAGGGATCGCGGCTTTGACGAGATCGCCGGGCTCTTGACGGACGCCATCGCTTCCAGGTACAGCGCGCCGCCCGTGGGCGAACGTGCCTGCGAAGTGGTCCGGCAGGGCGACGTTGCAGCAGCCCGGGCGTTGTTCGAGGCTTCTCCCGAGATGATCGACGCCTCGGACGAACGCGGCAACCGTCCCCTCCACGAGGCCGTTGCAGCACACAACCTTGAAATGGCGGCCCTGCTGCTGGACAAGGGGGCCGAACCGGATCCGGTCCGGTGGGATGGATGCAAACCGCTGCACGTGGCCGTGTTCCGCGCGCGCAAGTCCCGGGGAGGCCTGGATCCGCTGCTGACCGGATACCTGATCGCAAGAGGAGCGCATTACAGCATGACGGTCGCGTGCGCCCTTGGAGACGAACGACGGGTGAGAGATCTCCTGGCAACAAACCGGAACCTGGCCAACGACCAGGATACCTGTGGACACTCCCCGCTGTTCAGTGCGGCAGGACAGGGATACACCGACATCGTGCAGCTCCTGCTGGACCACGGCGCCGACCCCAACGCCCCGGAACACAACGCGCCCCGGGGACACGCGCTGTACGAAGCCGTGGCCGGCAATCACCTGGAAACAGCGAAACTTCTGCTCGATCACGGCGCCGATCCCAACGCCCCGGTGGAGTCCAGCGGCGTGCCCCTTTCACAGGCCCTGGGCCAGGGGAAAAACGAGGAGATGATCAACCTGCTATACCGGCACGGGGCGACGGCCGACATCAGCATGTACGTGCTGCTGGACAACATCCCCGTGGTCGGCGAGCTCCTCGGCGCGGATCCCGGCCTGGCCAACTATGGCGGCGACTACGGTGTGCTCTGCATGGCGGCGGGTTTCGCGCGCAGGGAGATCATCGAAATGCTGCTCCGGGCAGGTGCGGAGCTGAACCGGCCCTGGTACGCCAACAACTACATGGGGTACGCGTTCCGGCGACGCAAGGGCTGGCACCTGGACGGGCGCGCCCTGACCCCCAACGACGATATCCTCGACATGCTGAACCTGTTCTTCGACCACGGCGCCGATCCCAATAACGCGAACTGGCACGGCGTCACTTACCTGCACAAACTGGCGGTGATCGGCGACGTGGATAAATCCGCCCTGCTGCTTGACAGAGGTGCTTCCATCGAGGCCGTGGACGACGAGTGGCGCTCTACCCCGCTGGGATGGGCCGCACGCTGGGGACACCGGGACCTGGCGGCGTTCCTGCTGGAGCGGGGCGCGGATCCCCGGGGCGGCGGCGCGGAGTGGGCGACGCCCCTGGCGCGGGCGGAGAAAGGCGGGCACCAGGATATCGTCGAGCTGTTGAAATAG